Proteins from one Terriglobus sp. RCC_193 genomic window:
- a CDS encoding HisA/HisF-related TIM barrel protein, protein MLIPSIDLMNGQIVQLVQGEKLKLAFDDFDYWINRFSKYPLVQLIDLDAAMRQGDNRALIQQFTSKLTCQVGGGLRTAEDGQRMLDLGARRVIYGSTLFGGDNEADRKRHPVLNLNFAESLNKALGEDQLVFSVDTKHGKVAVKGWKENVDLTPEEAVTWLENDCAAFLYTHVDTEGTMSGFPMDIAGILRACTAKQLIVAGGIKEKKEVDDLDAMGVDAVAGMAVYSGAMEA, encoded by the coding sequence ATGCTCATTCCATCCATCGACCTCATGAACGGACAGATCGTCCAGCTTGTCCAGGGTGAAAAACTCAAGCTCGCCTTCGACGACTTCGATTACTGGATCAACCGCTTCTCCAAGTACCCGCTCGTGCAACTCATCGACCTTGACGCGGCCATGCGCCAGGGCGACAACCGCGCGCTCATCCAGCAGTTCACGTCGAAACTCACCTGCCAGGTGGGCGGCGGCCTTCGCACCGCGGAAGACGGCCAGCGCATGCTTGATCTTGGAGCCAGGCGCGTCATCTACGGCTCCACGCTCTTCGGCGGCGACAACGAAGCCGACCGCAAGCGCCACCCCGTCCTCAACCTCAACTTCGCAGAGTCGCTCAACAAGGCACTCGGAGAAGACCAGCTCGTCTTTTCCGTCGACACGAAGCACGGCAAGGTTGCGGTCAAAGGCTGGAAAGAAAACGTCGACCTCACACCGGAGGAAGCCGTCACGTGGCTTGAGAACGACTGCGCTGCCTTCCTCTACACCCACGTCGACACCGAAGGCACCATGAGCGGTTTCCCCATGGACATCGCGGGTATCCTGCGCGCCTGCACGGCGAAGCAGTTGATCGTCGCCGGTGGCATCAAGGAAAAGAAGGAAGTGGACGACCTGGACGCCATGGGCGTGGACGCCGTAGCAGGCATGGCCGTCTACAGCGGAGCGATGGAAGCCTAG
- a CDS encoding response regulator: MSILRLEGDSAYPPPPHDVATHFGEQSAPRRRRVLVVDDERLITDTVVQILNIHGYDAFGAYGAKEALELAENFLPDYLLSDVMMPGTNGIDLALAVQKMLPTVQVLLFSGQAGTSQLIEDRDLPFALEAKPIHPDKLIKTLENLGRRR; this comes from the coding sequence ATGAGCATCCTTCGCCTTGAAGGCGATTCGGCGTATCCCCCGCCGCCGCATGATGTAGCTACGCATTTTGGTGAACAGTCTGCTCCGCGCAGGAGACGTGTGCTGGTGGTGGATGATGAACGCCTGATCACCGATACGGTGGTGCAAATCCTGAACATCCACGGCTATGACGCCTTTGGCGCATACGGTGCGAAAGAAGCGTTGGAGTTGGCAGAGAACTTTCTGCCGGACTACCTATTGTCAGACGTGATGATGCCGGGAACCAACGGCATTGACCTGGCGCTGGCAGTGCAGAAGATGCTGCCCACGGTGCAGGTGCTGCTATTTTCCGGGCAGGCAGGCACGAGCCAGTTGATTGAAGACAGAGATCTGCCGTTTGCACTGGAAGCAAAACCGATCCATCCGGATAAGTTGATTAAGACGCTGGAAAACCTGGGACGTCGGCGGTAA
- a CDS encoding nitrogen regulation protein NR(II) — protein MTQDNESKDKSSGQPLPEGGPQANALLAAIVESSDDAIISKDLDGTIMSWNAAAERIFGYTPEEIIGHSILTLIPADLQDEEKTIIARLRNGERIEHFETTRVAKSGKLLSLSLTISPVRDASGKVVGASKIARDISERREFERRLVETEKIVATGRMAATIAHEINNPLEAVVNLIYLARLSPTVNDQVKEYLRLAEQEIERVSLIARQTLGYFRETAMPVDFPVSVLLEEVLTVYGAKLAYSGIDVHRDYHPSRPLTMRKGELTQLFSNLVANAIDAMPQGGDLSVSVEPEGESPAEGVNVLMADTGTGISPELLEKIFEPFFTTKEQRGTGIGLWLSRQFVEEHRGSIAVVSNTDAEDHGTTFRIFLPYENGLAQNVAPGGRGNA, from the coding sequence GTGACGCAGGACAACGAATCAAAAGACAAGTCTTCCGGTCAGCCATTGCCGGAGGGAGGGCCGCAGGCAAATGCATTGCTGGCGGCGATTGTAGAGTCGTCGGACGATGCGATTATCAGCAAAGACCTGGACGGCACCATCATGAGCTGGAATGCCGCGGCAGAGCGCATCTTCGGTTACACGCCGGAAGAGATCATCGGACATTCCATCCTGACACTGATTCCTGCTGATCTGCAGGACGAAGAGAAGACGATCATTGCGCGGCTGCGAAACGGTGAACGCATTGAACACTTCGAGACCACACGTGTCGCAAAGTCAGGCAAGTTGTTGTCGTTGTCGCTGACGATTTCACCGGTAAGGGATGCAAGCGGCAAGGTGGTGGGCGCTTCGAAGATTGCGCGCGACATCTCTGAACGTAGGGAATTTGAGCGGCGCCTGGTGGAGACAGAGAAGATAGTCGCCACGGGACGCATGGCCGCGACGATTGCGCACGAAATCAACAATCCCCTGGAAGCCGTGGTGAACCTGATCTACCTTGCGCGGCTGAGCCCCACGGTGAACGACCAGGTAAAGGAATATCTTCGGCTGGCGGAGCAGGAGATTGAACGGGTGTCGCTGATTGCGCGGCAGACGCTGGGATATTTCCGCGAGACGGCGATGCCGGTGGATTTTCCAGTGAGTGTGCTGCTGGAGGAAGTGCTGACCGTGTATGGCGCGAAGCTGGCGTATAGCGGGATTGATGTGCACCGGGACTATCATCCATCGCGACCGCTGACGATGCGTAAAGGCGAATTGACGCAGTTGTTTTCAAACCTGGTGGCGAATGCGATTGATGCGATGCCGCAGGGGGGCGATCTGTCTGTCTCTGTGGAGCCGGAGGGCGAGTCGCCTGCGGAGGGCGTGAACGTGCTGATGGCAGATACGGGGACAGGTATTTCTCCGGAATTGCTGGAGAAAATCTTCGAGCCGTTTTTCACGACGAAGGAACAGCGCGGTACGGGCATTGGACTGTGGCTCTCGCGGCAGTTTGTGGAAGAGCATCGCGGTAGTATTGCTGTGGTCAGCAACACAGATGCCGAGGATCACGGAACCACGTTCCGTATCTTTCTGCCGTATGAGAATGGCCTGGCGCAGAATGTTGCTCCGGGTGGAAGAGGCAATGCATGA
- a CDS encoding VWA domain-containing protein, translated as MSFSASAWAQDAPSPMGPPPASSAPKQEEVVADGQTLKVQVNLVNTYFSARDKGGFLTGLHKDDCSLTENNDPQVIKNFTQEKKLPLTIGILLDTSGSQENVLPLEQESGATFLKDVLTPKDEAFLISFDINVDLLADYTNSPAALRRAMNKAQINTGAGTGSVTGNSTPKGTLLYDAVYLATHEKLHDEAGRKVIVMLTDGGDQGSQVKLKEAIEAAQKANTIIYVILISDAGGFGFGMGGPTYTMGNPAGDMDKLTKETGGRVINVGHNGKKLDDAFAQISDELRTQYLISYTPKNQKFDGTFRNIAISCGKDVKIQARKGYYAMADSNTE; from the coding sequence ATGTCATTTTCCGCCTCTGCGTGGGCGCAGGATGCTCCTTCGCCTATGGGGCCGCCGCCGGCGAGTTCCGCTCCAAAACAGGAGGAGGTAGTTGCCGACGGGCAGACGCTGAAGGTTCAGGTGAACCTGGTGAACACGTATTTCTCCGCGCGCGACAAGGGCGGGTTCCTGACGGGGCTGCATAAGGATGACTGCTCGCTGACGGAGAACAATGATCCGCAGGTGATCAAGAATTTCACCCAGGAAAAGAAGCTGCCGCTGACGATCGGCATTCTGCTGGATACCAGCGGATCGCAGGAGAATGTGCTGCCGCTGGAGCAGGAGAGTGGCGCGACCTTTCTGAAGGATGTGCTGACACCGAAGGACGAAGCGTTTCTGATCTCGTTCGACATCAATGTGGATCTGCTGGCGGATTACACCAACAGTCCTGCCGCGCTGCGCAGGGCGATGAACAAAGCGCAGATCAATACGGGCGCAGGTACTGGTTCAGTAACGGGAAACAGCACGCCCAAGGGAACGCTGCTGTACGACGCGGTGTATCTGGCGACGCATGAGAAGCTGCACGACGAGGCTGGTCGCAAGGTGATCGTCATGCTGACGGACGGCGGCGACCAGGGCAGCCAGGTGAAGCTGAAGGAAGCCATCGAAGCGGCGCAGAAGGCGAACACGATCATCTACGTGATCCTGATCAGCGATGCGGGCGGGTTCGGCTTCGGCATGGGCGGGCCGACGTACACGATGGGTAATCCTGCGGGTGACATGGACAAACTGACGAAGGAAACCGGCGGCCGTGTGATCAACGTGGGGCACAACGGCAAGAAGCTGGATGATGCCTTTGCCCAGATCAGCGATGAACTGCGGACGCAGTACCTGATCAGCTATACGCCGAAGAATCAGAAGTTCGACGGGACGTTCCGCAACATTGCCATTTCATGCGGCAAGGATGTGAAAATCCAGGCGCGGAAGGGCTATTACGCGATGGCGGATTCGAATACCGAGTAG
- a CDS encoding VWA domain-containing protein — protein MKLGLAAVLATGLMAGLGTVAGAQAGQQQAIPDGPRPNVIPQAAGVTPGKGITTSTSNAPTDDGGNGGVVPTSSLPGSQHKNEVPEADQPPPDIKAELGPGGRVQTIHANVNFVQIPFTVKDKSGKLVPAVDWREIRVYENGIRQQLQYYSSDPFPLSIAFVVDQSLPFDVMQRVNDALGAVQGAFTPYDEMAVFTYNNSTRLVTEYTGAQSNRAIAAIERAKSTGREAYLASPMGPLSQTTNINGHQFDPNTAPVRNSASTFQAPPKEQHPLNDAIFEAAKSLAKRPGERRRIIYVVSDGKEYGSKVKFKDVVQFLQTNKIAIYSTVVGDSATPYVGWLDKFHIPYTMRENVLPQYAVATGGEAVSQWSRKGIEESFAKVAEDIRLQYTVGYYSHEPITDGKFRTVEVRVTRPDLNIIAKKGYYPTAENMMRTGGNTTTPQK, from the coding sequence GTGAAATTAGGATTGGCAGCGGTGTTGGCAACAGGTCTGATGGCGGGTCTGGGCACAGTGGCAGGCGCACAGGCAGGCCAGCAGCAGGCCATCCCGGACGGCCCGCGCCCCAACGTCATTCCCCAGGCCGCTGGCGTCACGCCCGGCAAGGGCATCACCACCAGCACCAGCAACGCGCCCACCGACGACGGTGGCAACGGCGGCGTTGTACCTACCTCGTCGCTTCCCGGCTCGCAGCATAAGAACGAAGTCCCCGAAGCCGATCAGCCCCCACCGGACATCAAGGCCGAGCTCGGCCCCGGCGGTCGCGTCCAGACCATCCACGCCAACGTAAACTTCGTCCAGATCCCCTTTACCGTCAAGGACAAGTCCGGCAAACTGGTTCCCGCCGTCGACTGGCGCGAGATTCGCGTCTACGAGAACGGCATCCGTCAGCAGCTCCAGTACTACTCCAGCGATCCGTTCCCGCTCTCCATCGCCTTCGTCGTCGACCAGTCGCTTCCCTTTGACGTCATGCAGCGCGTCAACGACGCCCTCGGTGCCGTGCAGGGCGCCTTCACGCCCTACGACGAAATGGCCGTCTTCACCTACAACAACAGCACTCGGCTGGTGACCGAGTACACCGGCGCGCAGAGCAACCGCGCCATCGCCGCCATCGAGCGCGCCAAGTCCACCGGTCGCGAAGCCTATCTCGCCTCGCCCATGGGCCCCCTCTCGCAGACCACCAACATCAACGGCCACCAGTTCGACCCCAACACGGCCCCGGTGCGCAACTCCGCCTCCACCTTCCAGGCGCCGCCCAAAGAACAGCATCCGCTCAACGACGCCATCTTTGAAGCCGCCAAGTCCCTCGCCAAACGTCCCGGTGAGCGCCGCCGCATCATCTACGTCGTCAGCGATGGCAAGGAATACGGCTCCAAGGTCAAGTTCAAGGACGTGGTCCAGTTCCTCCAGACCAACAAGATCGCCATCTACTCCACGGTCGTCGGCGACTCCGCCACTCCCTACGTCGGCTGGCTGGACAAGTTCCACATCCCCTACACCATGCGCGAAAACGTGCTGCCGCAGTATGCCGTAGCCACCGGCGGCGAAGCCGTCTCGCAGTGGAGCCGCAAGGGCATTGAGGAGAGCTTCGCCAAGGTCGCCGAGGACATACGCCTGCAGTACACCGTCGGCTACTACTCCCACGAACCCATCACCGACGGCAAATTCCGCACAGTGGAAGTCCGCGTCACGCGCCCGGACCTGAACATCATCGCGAAGAAGGGCTACTACCCCACCGCAGAAAACATGATGCGAACCGGCGGAAACACCACCACCCCGCAAAAGTAA
- a CDS encoding FAD-binding protein: MDTPVQSPELQHRNVPAELPPARPEPHSDDQFQGKSPFSSWGRYPNYNATVVPLTWQTDYPAVVQKYDGMPAGALAVGMGRSYGDSCLLKDGFLLNATGMNRLLDWDQENGILTAEAGLTLAQLLDFAVPRGYFLPVSPGTKYVTLGGAIANDIHGKNHHVNGTFGCHVTQFELVRSDGTRMHCSPTENPDWFEATIGGLGLTGVLTWVQIKLKPIVSRLIDYEGIQFHGVDEFLALTEQYKHIEYTVSWVDCTGTGKNFARGVFMLGDHSKIPDKLTPSPEPKLVFPMDLPGQALNSMTVSAFNTVFFHKQIKQRVRALQDYEPFFYPLDKVLHWNRMYGKSGLLQFQYAIPWESAREGTIAILNEVSKSGLASFLAVLKAFGDVKSPGMMSFPQPGITLALDFPIKPGKSFPLFDRLASMTLDYGGKLYPAKDARMTAGQFQKSYPQWQQFARYKDPLLSSSFWERVTQ, from the coding sequence ATGGATACCCCCGTTCAATCTCCGGAATTGCAGCATCGTAATGTGCCGGCGGAGTTGCCGCCTGCGCGTCCTGAACCGCACTCGGATGATCAGTTTCAGGGCAAGTCGCCGTTCAGCTCCTGGGGGCGCTATCCGAATTACAACGCCACCGTGGTGCCGCTGACGTGGCAGACGGACTATCCCGCCGTGGTGCAGAAGTATGACGGTATGCCTGCGGGCGCGCTGGCCGTGGGCATGGGCCGCAGCTATGGCGATAGCTGCCTGCTGAAGGATGGCTTCCTGCTCAATGCTACGGGCATGAATCGCCTGCTGGACTGGGACCAGGAGAACGGCATTCTGACTGCCGAGGCGGGGCTGACACTGGCGCAGTTGCTGGATTTTGCGGTGCCGCGCGGGTACTTCCTGCCGGTGTCGCCGGGAACGAAGTATGTGACGCTGGGCGGCGCGATTGCCAATGACATTCACGGCAAGAACCATCATGTGAACGGCACGTTTGGCTGCCATGTGACGCAGTTTGAGCTGGTGCGCAGCGACGGGACACGGATGCATTGCTCGCCAACGGAAAACCCGGACTGGTTTGAGGCCACGATTGGTGGGCTGGGGCTGACCGGTGTGCTGACCTGGGTGCAGATCAAGCTGAAGCCGATCGTCAGCCGCCTGATTGATTACGAGGGAATTCAGTTTCACGGTGTGGATGAATTTCTGGCGCTGACCGAGCAGTACAAGCACATTGAATACACCGTGAGCTGGGTGGACTGCACCGGCACAGGTAAGAACTTTGCGCGTGGCGTGTTTATGCTGGGCGACCACTCAAAGATTCCGGATAAGCTGACGCCGTCGCCGGAGCCGAAGCTGGTGTTTCCGATGGACCTGCCGGGACAGGCGTTGAACTCCATGACCGTGTCGGCATTCAACACGGTGTTCTTTCATAAGCAGATCAAACAGCGTGTTCGCGCGTTGCAGGATTACGAGCCGTTCTTCTATCCGCTGGACAAGGTGCTGCACTGGAACCGTATGTATGGCAAGAGCGGGCTGTTGCAATTCCAGTACGCCATTCCGTGGGAGAGCGCGCGCGAAGGCACGATTGCCATTTTGAATGAAGTGTCGAAGAGCGGGTTGGCGAGCTTCCTGGCGGTGCTGAAGGCGTTTGGCGATGTGAAGTCGCCGGGCATGATGAGCTTTCCGCAGCCGGGTATTACGCTGGCGCTGGACTTCCCGATCAAGCCGGGCAAGAGCTTTCCGCTGTTTGATCGGCTGGCGAGCATGACGCTGGATTACGGCGGCAAGCTGTATCCCGCGAAGGATGCGAGGATGACGGCGGGCCAGTTTCAGAAGAGCTATCCGCAGTGGCAGCAGTTTGCGCGGTATAAGGATCCTCTGCTCTCCAGCAGTTTCTGGGAACGGGTTACGCAGTAA
- a CDS encoding alpha-L-fucosidase — translation MKFLSLVLAAAVSSSAVAQHPVQDRPQPRSSPRPSAQTVQQWQEQKFGMFIHFGLYSQLGGVWKGKQIDNGYSEQIMANAPIPMDEYAATAKTFNPTKWDPDAIVKLAKDAGMKFIVITSKHHDGFNMFHTAQTKYNVVDATPYHRDIVKELAEACRRGGIGFGVYYSSIDWHEPGMDTYIPTNSNPLSDAHAKFNVAQLRELMTKYGPIREIWFDMGKPTPAQSDLFATTVHKLQPQTMVSGRVWNYEGDFTVMGDNEVPQYGLDEPWQTPASMFNATWGYRSWQVRDDVQGKINENILKLVQVVSRGGNYILNIGPEGDGSVVPYEADVLRGVGAWLKPNAEAIYGTQASPFAPLDFGYATVKQGTVYLFVKSLPKDGKLRLPLAGRTRFISASVMASGKKLSVQHDGRDAVVTVGDTLPQGDLPVIAVKYAGALLLDKVLVAKGDAPYELNQKNAEMFWNYNGEGYEAKKTLYKLRWLVPQGCSTITFHANGEGKVALIANGKAREVMLRDGVAEKVAVGKDESFEITPTQPFVKGTALPLAVTGVDVVPEACSR, via the coding sequence ATGAAGTTTCTTTCTCTTGTTCTTGCCGCTGCCGTTTCTTCTTCTGCTGTTGCGCAACATCCTGTGCAGGACAGGCCGCAGCCTCGTTCGTCGCCCCGGCCTTCGGCGCAGACGGTGCAGCAGTGGCAGGAGCAGAAGTTTGGCATGTTCATTCACTTTGGGCTGTATTCGCAGCTTGGCGGTGTATGGAAGGGCAAGCAAATTGACAACGGCTACAGCGAGCAGATCATGGCGAATGCGCCGATTCCGATGGATGAGTATGCCGCGACTGCGAAGACGTTTAATCCCACGAAGTGGGATCCGGATGCCATTGTGAAACTGGCGAAGGATGCGGGGATGAAGTTCATCGTGATTACGTCGAAGCATCACGATGGATTCAACATGTTTCATACAGCGCAGACGAAGTACAACGTGGTGGATGCAACGCCGTATCACCGCGACATTGTGAAAGAGCTTGCGGAGGCATGCAGGCGCGGCGGCATTGGCTTTGGTGTGTACTACTCGTCGATTGACTGGCATGAGCCGGGGATGGATACGTACATTCCCACGAACAGCAATCCGCTGAGTGATGCACACGCGAAGTTTAATGTGGCGCAGTTGCGCGAGTTGATGACGAAGTACGGGCCGATCCGCGAAATATGGTTCGACATGGGCAAGCCTACGCCTGCGCAGAGTGATCTGTTTGCAACGACCGTGCACAAGCTGCAGCCGCAAACGATGGTGAGTGGTCGTGTGTGGAATTACGAAGGCGACTTCACTGTGATGGGCGATAACGAAGTGCCGCAGTATGGGCTGGATGAGCCGTGGCAGACGCCTGCCTCGATGTTCAATGCGACGTGGGGCTATCGTTCGTGGCAGGTACGAGACGATGTGCAGGGGAAGATCAACGAGAACATTCTGAAGCTGGTGCAGGTGGTGAGCCGTGGCGGCAATTACATCCTGAACATTGGGCCAGAGGGCGATGGCAGTGTGGTTCCCTATGAAGCCGATGTGTTGCGTGGTGTGGGTGCTTGGCTGAAGCCGAATGCAGAAGCCATCTATGGCACGCAGGCTTCGCCGTTTGCGCCGCTTGATTTTGGTTATGCCACGGTGAAACAGGGAACGGTGTACCTGTTTGTGAAGTCGTTGCCGAAGGATGGTAAGTTGCGGCTGCCATTGGCGGGACGTACGCGCTTTATTTCTGCGAGTGTGATGGCGTCGGGCAAGAAGTTATCAGTGCAGCATGATGGCAGAGATGCCGTTGTTACAGTTGGCGATACGCTCCCGCAGGGGGATCTTCCTGTCATTGCTGTGAAGTATGCGGGCGCGTTGCTGCTGGATAAGGTGTTGGTGGCGAAGGGCGATGCGCCTTATGAACTGAACCAGAAGAATGCGGAGATGTTCTGGAATTACAACGGCGAAGGTTATGAAGCGAAGAAGACGCTTTATAAGTTGCGCTGGCTGGTGCCGCAGGGATGCTCGACGATAACCTTTCACGCGAATGGCGAGGGCAAGGTTGCTCTTATTGCGAATGGAAAAGCTCGCGAGGTGATGCTGCGCGATGGTGTTGCGGAGAAGGTGGCCGTGGGGAAGGATGAGTCGTTTGAGATAACGCCCACGCAGCCGTTTGTGAAGGGGACTGCTTTGCCGTTGGCTGTGACTGGAGTGGATGTGGTGCCTGAGGCTTGTTCTCGTTAG
- a CDS encoding serine hydrolase domain-containing protein produces MIARVALSLAVLSSAVVMSAQNIRKLDGGHVSVAEAEQFAAKTLAANHVTGAQIVVLNNGKVAWSYAYGLRRKDPDLPMTTNTTTWAASITKAVFATYVMQLVQQGKFDLDKPMPQQLPKPWNEYDAYKDSASEIVNDPRWAKLTPRMCLSHTGGLLNIVSMQEPDKKLRFHFEPGDHFSYSGECLNLVQFAIEQQQGKTLDILMQDAIFGPLQMTRTSEIYQARFAEDVADRFDKDGKFRSQTKRFPARASGNMTTSAADLGRFVEALFAGKIIDTTTQKKMLAPQVQIHTLHQFALAKDEPEGTEAKQVGLAYGIGWGLLTKTKFGPAFFKEGHGDGAQNYMVCFTRRKDCMILLTNSDNGEFAFQPLLETIFGDTVTPWEWEMYTRSAIEAARKFN; encoded by the coding sequence ATGATCGCTCGTGTTGCTCTTTCGCTGGCTGTTCTTTCGTCTGCAGTGGTTATGTCTGCACAGAACATACGCAAGCTGGATGGCGGCCATGTTTCTGTTGCCGAAGCAGAGCAGTTTGCTGCGAAGACGTTGGCGGCGAACCATGTGACGGGTGCGCAGATTGTGGTGCTGAACAATGGCAAGGTGGCATGGAGTTACGCCTATGGTTTGCGGCGTAAAGACCCTGATCTGCCGATGACCACGAATACTACGACATGGGCCGCTTCGATTACGAAGGCAGTGTTTGCGACGTATGTGATGCAGTTGGTGCAGCAGGGTAAGTTCGACCTGGATAAGCCGATGCCGCAGCAATTACCAAAGCCGTGGAATGAGTATGACGCGTACAAGGATTCCGCTTCGGAGATTGTGAACGATCCGCGATGGGCGAAGCTGACGCCGCGTATGTGTTTATCGCATACGGGTGGGCTGTTGAACATTGTGAGCATGCAGGAGCCGGACAAGAAGCTGCGTTTTCACTTTGAGCCGGGCGATCATTTTTCGTACTCGGGAGAGTGTTTGAACCTGGTGCAGTTTGCGATTGAGCAGCAGCAGGGCAAGACGCTGGACATCCTGATGCAGGATGCGATCTTTGGGCCGCTACAGATGACGCGGACGTCAGAGATTTATCAGGCTCGTTTCGCGGAGGATGTCGCGGATCGTTTTGATAAGGACGGTAAATTCCGCTCGCAGACCAAACGATTTCCTGCGCGTGCGAGTGGGAATATGACGACGAGTGCTGCTGATCTTGGGCGGTTTGTAGAAGCGCTGTTTGCGGGAAAAATTATTGATACCACGACGCAGAAGAAGATGCTGGCGCCGCAGGTGCAGATCCACACGTTGCATCAGTTTGCTCTGGCAAAGGATGAGCCTGAAGGAACAGAAGCGAAGCAGGTGGGGCTGGCGTATGGCATTGGCTGGGGTTTGCTGACGAAGACGAAGTTCGGGCCTGCGTTCTTTAAAGAAGGGCATGGCGATGGCGCGCAGAACTACATGGTGTGTTTCACGCGTCGCAAAGACTGCATGATCCTGCTGACGAATTCGGACAATGGCGAGTTTGCATTTCAGCCGCTGCTGGAGACCATCTTTGGCGATACGGTGACGCCGTGGGAGTGGGAGATGTATACGCGCTCGGCGATTGAGGCTGCGCGCAAGTTCAACTAG
- a CDS encoding M1 family metallopeptidase, whose product MKFRVSLSFVLFLMACCGTFAQQDVATARKMQLLGEYGPYRANNDLLHYTLTVRVNPEDQSIAGDNQVRFRMLEDGQRIQLDLAQELTIDKVLYRGKPVKVTREEESFFVDVPRVMRKGSVQTLDVFYSGHPRKAGRFGGMSYEKDSAGKPWVFTACEGNGARVWWPNKDQWKDEPQQGVDLHVSVPTGLVDVSNGRLLGHRDLQDGYTQWNWRVTYPINNYDVALNIGTYVHWSDKPLGKLTINFYAKPEDLEKAKEQFAQARPMLEIFNKKIGEYAFVRDGYKLVQVPYAGMEHQSAVAYGNGFKNSYHGGDWTGVGISPRFDFIIIHESGHEWFGNAITAADPGDMWIHEGWCTYAEDIYVEGRWGKDDAIKYVNGYKKKVKNQRPILGPRGKDREPRDEDQYFKGALFLNTLRSVLDDDAKWYAGIHAYYQRFKYKTILTEDVVSFWNKYTGRDLTPIFNEYLRHAALPKLELKFDDAAGTVQYRWDAEETGFNMPVKVGDPQHWTLLHPAAEWQTMQAKRDGFQVAEDLYYIDVVKM is encoded by the coding sequence ATGAAGTTTCGGGTGTCACTGTCTTTTGTTTTATTTTTGATGGCCTGCTGCGGCACCTTTGCGCAACAAGATGTTGCTACGGCAAGGAAGATGCAACTGCTGGGTGAGTACGGTCCGTATCGCGCCAATAATGACCTGCTGCATTACACGCTGACGGTGCGTGTGAATCCTGAAGACCAGAGCATTGCCGGAGATAACCAGGTGCGGTTTCGCATGCTGGAGGATGGGCAGCGCATTCAGTTGGACCTGGCGCAGGAATTGACCATTGACAAAGTGCTGTATCGCGGGAAGCCGGTGAAGGTGACGCGCGAGGAAGAGTCGTTCTTTGTGGATGTGCCGCGGGTGATGCGCAAGGGATCGGTGCAGACGCTGGACGTGTTTTACAGCGGCCATCCGCGCAAGGCCGGGCGGTTTGGCGGCATGAGTTATGAAAAGGACTCTGCAGGAAAGCCGTGGGTCTTTACCGCGTGCGAAGGCAATGGCGCGCGCGTGTGGTGGCCGAACAAAGACCAGTGGAAGGACGAGCCGCAGCAGGGAGTGGACCTGCATGTGAGCGTGCCAACGGGGCTGGTGGACGTTTCCAACGGTCGGCTGCTGGGGCATCGCGATCTGCAGGATGGATACACGCAATGGAACTGGCGTGTGACTTATCCGATTAATAACTATGACGTGGCTTTGAACATTGGCACGTACGTTCATTGGAGCGATAAGCCGTTAGGTAAGTTAACGATTAATTTTTATGCCAAGCCGGAAGACCTGGAGAAGGCGAAGGAGCAGTTTGCGCAGGCGCGGCCGATGCTGGAAATCTTCAATAAGAAGATTGGTGAGTATGCCTTTGTGCGCGATGGTTACAAGTTAGTCCAGGTGCCGTATGCGGGTATGGAACATCAGAGCGCGGTGGCGTATGGCAACGGTTTCAAGAACAGCTATCACGGTGGTGACTGGACGGGCGTGGGGATTAGTCCGCGGTTTGACTTCATCATCATTCATGAGAGTGGCCATGAGTGGTTTGGCAATGCGATTACGGCGGCTGACCCTGGGGATATGTGGATCCATGAGGGATGGTGTACCTACGCGGAAGATATCTATGTTGAAGGCCGCTGGGGTAAGGATGATGCCATCAAGTATGTGAATGGCTATAAGAAGAAGGTAAAGAATCAGCGACCCATCCTGGGGCCGCGTGGCAAGGATCGTGAGCCACGGGATGAGGATCAGTACTTCAAGGGCGCGTTGTTTCTGAATACTCTGCGGTCTGTGCTGGATGATGATGCGAAGTGGTATGCGGGGATTCATGCGTACTACCAGAGATTCAAATACAAGACGATTCTGACGGAAGATGTGGTGTCGTTCTGGAACAAGTACACCGGGCGTGATCTAACGCCGATCTTCAATGAGTATCTGCGGCATGCTGCGTTGCCAAAGCTGGAGTTGAAGTTTGATGATGCGGCGGGTACGGTGCAGTATCGCTGGGATGCAGAGGAGACGGGTTTCAATATGCCGGTGAAGGTGGGTGATCCACAGCACTGGACATTGTTGCATCCTGCGGCGGAGTGGCAGACGATGCAGGCGAAGCGCGACGGATTTCAGGTGGCGGAAGACTTGTATTACATCGACGTTGTGAAGATGTAG